TAAATAGGTGCACCACTGGTATGGGCACGATAATATACGATTCACATCAATTATAGCTACGACCTGCGCGACTTAGTGTAGCAGCGGGGCTGCTGGGGCAAGGTGCATGCGGCCGTATGACGTGAATAAGTGCTTGGATAGCTACATGCGCAAGGTGTACCGCATCGACAGCGACTACTGGGATTGCGCTACTTTGAAGAGGATATACAGCCTGCTTGGCGAAAGAGTGCGTGACCGCAAAGCCTACTAATGAGGCTGAGCTTATATGTCTTACACGGATTTCTATATTGGCTTGCGCTGCACATCGATGATCCCATATTCCCCTGCTGCATCTTCAACGTGAATCAATAGGCTTTTCAATGGGCTAGGGTTATGCTGGAGCGCTCTGCCATCCGCTCGCACAAACGAGGCCCAAGGAATCGACATTAACGAGTTGGGACGTAATGTATCGGTTCGATAAATGTACTCCCTGTCCACGATTATAATTACGCGGTGATAGGTGACATGGTCATAGTTGCGCAGCCATAGGGATTCTTCCTTGGCGCGCGCGCCCATATCCAACTTGAGTGTTGGCTTCTTGGCGGCTTCAGTTGGGGAAAAGATTTGCGCACGGGCCGAGAAGGAGAACGTGCCGTACGAAATGCCTAATACAAGTAAGTAGCGATACATAGCAGATGAGGTAGAATAAGACTGGCTCGCTTATTCAACTTTCACTCCAACTGTGAAGCGCTACACAGACGAAAAAGCCTAGCTCGCTAGCGACCTGCTTGGTTAAGCGTTTCCTTTCGGACCATGCGCAAGGCATCCATATCGATGCGCAATAATCCCTCAAAGCACGTGGTGTAGGCGGGCGTTTGCCACTCAGCTTTGCCGACCCACGGTGTTACTTTCTGCCCCTTGCCCCGGTATGCTGTGCCAAAACTTACCGTGCCTGTTCCATAGCGTTGGTTGAGTTGGTCGAGTTCCGCCATTAAGCGTGTACGCTGTTCGCAATTTGGCTTGGGATCGAACAAGGTCAACTGCTGGCAACCATCCTGTTCCAAGCCGTCGAACACTACCCCCGCTTTCTTGTAAATGGTGTTCGGCTGCCACAAGCGTTTAAGCAATGCTCGGGCATACCGTAACAGTTCGCCCGTGTCACTGGTGGCGGTAGGCAGC
This Hymenobacter sp. GOD-10R DNA region includes the following protein-coding sequences:
- a CDS encoding DUF4113 domain-containing protein produces the protein MGAQASGGVVGARLVRELQGHCCHELAPSEDGQLARKSVACTRSFGQHLSSYQDVLSAVGTFASRAAEKLRRQDSAVNVLTVFISKNRFGSEPPPHTFSATITLPTATSDTGELLRYARALLKRLWQPNTIYKKAGVVFDGLEQDGCQQLTLFDPKPNCEQRTRLMAELDQLNQRYGTGTVSFGTAYRGKGQKVTPWVGKAEWQTPAYTTCFEGLLRIDMDALRMVRKETLNQAGR